The Macaca mulatta isolate MMU2019108-1 chromosome 19, T2T-MMU8v2.0, whole genome shotgun sequence sequence AAAAACTGCAAACTCTTTACTGGGATCCACAAACCCCTGCAGAATCGCTGCTCCGGGTTCATCTTCTGCGCCAACCACACGATTCCAAGCTTGGTCCAGCCTAAAGACCTTGGCCTTgcccatcttctttttttttttttttttttttttgagatggagtctcgctctgtcacccaggttggagtgcagtggcacgatctcagctcactacaacctccgcctcccgggttcaagcgattctcctgcctcagcctcctgagtagctgggattacaggcacacgccaccacatctagctaattttcatatttttagtagagagggggtttcaccatgttgatcaggttggtctcgaactcgtaACCTCTTgacccacctgtctcagcctcccagagtgctgggattacaggcgtgagccaccacgtcccgccaatttttctatttttagtagagacagggtttccccatgttggccaggctggtctcaaactcctgccctcaagcaatccacccgcctcggcctcccaaagtgctgggattacatgcgtgagccaccgcgcccggcctccttgtCTGATCTCTGCAGGGCTGGCACCCCCTGCCCACAACTACTCTCTACAGTGCCACCTGCTCGTATTTTATTCATAGCACTTAATGCCATCTGAAATTATCTTCTTTATTTACTTGCTAACTTGTGTGTTGGCTGCTTCCCTTCAGAGTGCCAGCTCCTCAAAAGCAGAAATTTTGTTTGTTCACTATTGTATTTTCCGTGccaagaacagtgcctagcacatgcacatagtaggtgctcatgaGATATTTGTAgactaagtgaatgaatgaatgtgtctCAGGTCCTCATTCTGATTGCTCTCTGTGCCCCTCCATCCTCGAAACAGCCCCTCAAACGTGCCTGCTGTGGAGCTGCTAACTGTACTGGCCTCCCCGCTTTCCCTGGCTCCCTTCACACCTGAACACGAGATGAAGAAGAGACGCTTCAGCCCGGATATACAGTGTATGGGCTGGAATTTCAGCATCCTCACCCCCTTATCCTGGCAAGGGCCTGAAACTTAGCAACCCCACCGCCACACAGAAACACAGTATGGCCAGCAGGAGGAGGGGAACCGGGTTCCTGGGAGCACACAGAAGTTAGGGGAAGGGGAAAACCACGCCCAGGCTCCCCCTTCCAGCATAGTATTGCtttggagagaaggagggagagaggcctCTGATTCACTCTTGAAAAACCGGCTCCTGGGTGTTTCCGGGGAGAACGCCTACTTCCCAACCTCGGCCCAGGTTGCCGGGGGGACCCAGGGGGCCCAGGACCCCAGCATCCTGGCCCCCTGCAGACGTCACTCTCTTCTCTGGACTCAGGTAGTCAGACCTGCCCTCTCCAGCTCAGGGGAGAAGGGACAGGAGGGCAGCTTCCTGTTTGAGTGGCTGGTAAAGCAAAAGACCAGCAGGTGTGGCCCTTATGATGAGTACGGGGTAAGGGTGGGAGGGGTAGGGGGCCGAAGCTACTCAGCAACAATTGAGCCATGAGTTATTGGTATCCAGTCTAGAGGCTGTGACTCCAGTTCTGGACCCTGGGGCATGAGTTCCAGCGCCAGATGTGCcagttactagctgtgtgaccttgggcaagtcactccacCTCTCTGGGTCGGCTGCCTCACCTTTTTTACAAGGCACAGCACCTCCCATTGAGGTGTTTAGAGTCAATGATCCGCATGGTAAATACCTGACACGGAAGCCCTCCAATAAATGCTAGCTGGAGTGGAGTTTTTTATGATTGTTATCCAGACCCTGGTTCTCACTGCGTCCCCGCTCGAGACCCTGGAGGGTTCAGACGCTGTTAGCTGAGGGGACGTGCCCAGTAAAGGGTCAGAAACACCGACCCCGCGCCTGTCCACGCTGGGATGGGGACCGTCCAGAGGGGGGACGGGGGGAGGGGCAAGCCCGGAGACCTCAGCCCAGCGTTGGGAGGCGTTTGTTCCCTGACCCCCAGCAGGAAGGGAgctgcccccaccaccccccacccccgctctcCCCGGAAAGGGGCCTCCGGCATCCCCGCGCGCAGCCGAGACCTCCAGTCGCGTCCACGGGGCCGGCCCCACCCTGCACGATCGACCGGATCCTCGCAGGTCCGCGACCCTCGGGGGCCCGGAGCAGACACATTCTTCCCGCCGAGGTCACTCAcctgcgccgccgccgccgcctccgcctcccggtgCGCACCCGGCTCGGCCCTCCGCAAACTCCAGCCCGGGCCTCTCCCGCAGCGGCGCCTGGGGGGCGGGGCCGACACCCGCGGCCGGCCAATCAGCGGCTGCCTCCCGGTGCTTACGGCCAATCCGCGTCGTCCGCTTCGGGTGGACCCGACGGAAACATTCCACAGGGATCCCTCCTCCTCTCCCGGCTCTTCCCGACTCCCCCCCGCGCCGCGAAGCAGTGGACCGTCCCGCCCTGCTTAAGCCGCGGCGGGCTGTACCAACGGAGGGCTGAGGAGGGGGGGAGCTGCAGCTGGGCCCCGGCCAATCACGAAGGAGGAAGGAGCCGAGCGGCCAATGGAAAGGAAGCTGGGGCCCCTGAACCACGTGCTGTCGGCTGAGTGCCCTTCTGGGGTGCCCTGGGTGGTGAGGGGCGGGGGAGTCAGGTGACCTAGGCCAGGTTTCGTGGAAAGGATTCGAACTTCCGACGTCCAGGAAAGCGGACCGTTTAGGAGGCCTGGGTGGGGGTCAATGGCAGCCCCCAACCCAGTTCCCCGCCCGGCCTCTTCTGCCCCAGCCCGGCCATCCTCGGAGCAGATAAAAAGATGCATTCATTCTCTGGGTGCGGGCGGGGGACCGACATGAATAGGGAGGGTCCCGAGTGTCCCTGCTTCCTGGGCTGTACAATggacattcattcactcatcaaaTATTTAATGTGCCCCCTGCTCCGTGCCAGGCTCTGTCCTACCTCTGCAGACGCGTCAGTGAATAAGCCTAATGTGCTCCTGGTAGAGGTAACAGAGCGTGCGAAAGCCGAACAGAGCGATACAGCACGCTTTAGGATAGTGCAATATCGTGGGAGCTAGTAAATCAGTGTGGAAAAGCAAGATGGAATGAAAGGCAAGGGTGAgatagtttatttgcttgttgGTTTATTGGGCTCTTACTATGGGCTAGGTCACAGAGGGTGCCCAGCCAGCCTTTCATAGATCTGTCTCCTCCATCTGACTATGAGGGTGGAGGCCAAGTCTCTCTTGTCAACCCTTAACTCCCACCTCAGGCTGCCACACAGCAGATTCTCAGCAAACCTGTGTGGACAAATACAACAGGTAGTTTACAAGGAAGGGGGATTTATCAGGTGGGCACAGATCCAAGAAACAAGAGTCACAAATGCGCCTGGACCAGGCCGGGACACTCGGTTCCTGGGACAGGAGAGATTTCCTTGTTCTGGTTCAAACCCAGCCACTTGTACAGCAACTGGGGCTGAATGCCCGGTGTTCTGGGAACTGTAGTTCCTGGAAGCCTCTAAGTGCTGAGACCCTACTCAAGCTTCGTAGAAAGACTGGTTTTTTGCAGTTTCCAGGGTGAGATGTTGTGCATCTCAGCCCCACCAGGACCTGCAGAGGGGCAGACTGAAAGGGGAGATGGAACCTTGAGCTTTGCGGCTGAGGATTGCCTGGCCGGCCCCTCCCAGCTGGCAAACACCGAGATTGCTGTGGCAGGCCAGGCAACAGGCACGGCTATTGTCCCTCCCTTCCTGTTCTGCTGACCTCTGCCATCCCACTGAGCAATCAGTTGCCTGGGCTGGCCAGTGCCCTCTGTGTGACTGTGCTGCCTGCCCTGCTTGAGCCTGGCATCTGAGCTGCCCCCTGCTCACTTGGAGAGAACAGGATGCTGAGCCCAGGGAACAGCATGACTGAGGCTGCAGAGTCCTGAGCCAGACTCCATCTGGCTCCTGTTTCCTGATGAGGAAGTGCCCCGAGAAGGGGTGATGGGATTATGGGATTGCTCTAGACACAGAACAGCGCTGGGCACctcctttctgattttttttttttttttttttttttttttgagacagtgtctagctctgtcagccaggctggagtgcagtagcaggatctcggctcactgcaacctccgcctcctaggctcaagcaatcctcccatcttagcctatcgagtagctgggaccacaggcatacaccaccacacctggctaattttgttgttattgttgtttgtttgtttttttgagacagagcctcactctgtcgcccaggctgcagtgcagtggtgcagtctgagctcactgcaacctctgcttctcaggttcgagcaattctcacgcctcagttttctgagtagctggaattacaggcgtgcgccatcatgcttggctaaattttttgtatttttaatagagacggagttttgccatgttggccagtctggtcttgaactcctggcctcgagtgatccacctgcctcatcctcctgaaatgctgggattacaggcatgagccactgtgcacagcctgttcctttgtttatttgtttgtttgtttgtttttgagacagagttccactcttgttgcccaggctggagtgcagtggcgcaatctcggctcactgcaacctccgcctcccaggttcaagtgattctcctgcctcagcctcctgattagctgggattacaggcgcccgcctccatacctggctagttttgtatttttagtagagacagggtttcaccctgttggccaggctgctctcgaactccaggcctcaagtgatccacctgcctcatcctctcaaaatgctggggttacaggtatgagtcactgcgccaggcccgtttgtttgttttttggtagagacagggtctcaccatgttgcacagagttggtctcgaactcctgggctcaagccatcctccctctttggcctcccaaaagtgctgggattacaggtgcgagccactgtgcccagccctccttCCTGATTTTATAGCTCAAGAGGAATGCCTAAAAGccgaggctgggaagtccaacgGTGAGCAGCTCAGATGTGAGTGCTACCTctattcctttaaaagaaaaaagaggccaggtgcagtggcccacacctgtaatcccaacattttgggagggcgaggcgggtggatcacgaggtcaggagttcgaggtcagcctggcctacgtgatgaaacctcgtctctactaaaaatacaaaaattagccaggcgtgatggcggacacctgtaatcccagctactcaggaggctgaggcaggagaatcgcttgaaatcggaaggcggaggttgcagcgagtggagatcgcgccactgcactccagcctgggcgaaagagcgaaactccgtctcaaaaaaaaaaacaaaaacaaacaaacagaaaacagaaaaaaaaattccaggccgggcgcggtggctcacgcctgtaatccctgcactttgggaggccgaggcgggcggatcacgaggtcaggagatcgagaccatcctggctaacacggtgaaaccccgtctctactaaaatacaaaaaaaaaaaaaaaattagcccggcgcggtggcgggagcctgtagtcccagctactggggaggctgaggcaggagaatggcgcgaacctggtaggcggagcttgcagtgagccgagatggtgccactgcactccagcctgggcgacagagtgaagactccgcctcaaaaaaaaaaaaaaaaaaaaaagaaagaaaaaaaaaaattccatccttGAATGCCAGCTAACACATGCAGAAGGGAAGGTTGAGTGAGTTAGAACATCATTgttttgctgggtgcagtggctgcagcctctaatcccagcgacttggaggctgaggctgaaaggatcacttgagggcaggagttcgagtctagcctgggcaacatagcaagacctccatctctacaaaaatggttgtggtggtgtgcgcctgtagtcccagctactcgggaggctgaagcaggaggatcacttgaggagtctaggctacagtgagtcatgagtTACAGcttcctatgtgccagacatCATTCCAAGAACTTCCTATTTATTAAACCATTTAACTCTCCTGATCACACAGGTGCAGTTGTAGACATTGTATATTTATACTCCCACTCTGTCATGTGAAAATTTGTTTCATCCACGATCTCCTTCACTggagggaaattttttttttttttttttttttttgagacggagtctagctctgtcgcccaggctggacaggagtgcagtggccggatctcagctcactgcaagctctgcctcttgggttcacgccattctcctgcctcagcctcccgagtagctgggactacaggtgcccaccaccatgtctggctattttttttgtatttttagtagagacagggtttcaccgtgttcgccaggatggtctcaatcttctgaccttgtgatctgcctgccttggcctcccaaagtgctgggattacaggcgtgagccaccgtgcccagcctctttttttttttttttttgtctgagacatagtctcactctgtcacccaggctggagtgcagtggcgcgatcttggctcactgcaacctctgcctcctgagctcaagcaattctcctgtgtcagcctcctgagtagctgggattacaggctgtgccaccatgcccagctaatatttttgtatttttagtgagacagggtttcaccatattggccaggctggtcttgaactcctgacctcatgatctgcccacctggacctcccaaagtgctgggatcacagtcatgagccaccgcgccccatcCATTCTACGGTTTTACTTTTCCTGAGTCTTTATTCCATCCGTAGTTGACCTGAGGTTCTGGGGTAGAATCGTTTTTTCTCCATAACCTGTGCTGCTCACCAGCTCCGTGACCTTGTGTGAGGCCCATctccttctgtgcctcagtctcctcatctgtaaaatggagataataataatacatcccagccaggcgtggtggctcacacctgtaattttagcactttgggaggccgaggcaggtggatcacttgaggcccggagttcaagaccagcctgaccaacatggagaaaccctgtctctactaaaaatgccaaaaatcagccaggtgtggtggtgtgcacctgtaatcccagctactcaggaggcacaagaatcgcttgaacctgggaggtggaggttgcagtgagctgagatcatgccactgcactacagcctgggtgacaaactgagaccttgtctcaaaaaaagaaaaaggccaagcatggtggctcacacctgtaatcccagcactttgggagaccgaggtgagtggatcacctgaggtcaggagtttgggaccagcctggccaatgtggcaaaatctctgtctctagtaaaaatacaggccagatatggtggctcatgcctttaatcccaactctttgggaggccgaggcaggcggatcatgaggtcaagagatcgagaccatcctggctaacatggtgaaaccccgtctctactaaacatacaaaaaattagccgggcatggtggcaggcgcctgtagtcccagctacttgggagactgagacaggagaatggtgtgaacccagcaggtagagcttgcagtgaggcgagatcatgccacggcactccagcctgggcgacacagcgagactccatcttaaaaaataaataattaaattagctgggcacagtggcatgcacctgtaatgccagctattctggaagctgaggcaggagaatggcttgattctcgggaggcagaggttgcagtgagcttgattcgggaggtggaggttgcagtgagctgagaacatgccacggcactccagcctgggacacagagcgggacttagtttcaaaaaaaaataattaaaaaaaaataatagtacatACCTCCTTAGGTGGTTATGAGCATGTTAGGATTAAATGGGCTATTCCATGTCAAATGCCCCTGATGGTGGTAAGCACTTACTGCATACCAGctgctattattaaaatgtgctGAGAGCACAACCACGGATAGATGCAATATGTCATAATGGACACATCATAGAAATTGAAGCCTGTATTGGACCCTTGCTGTGTGTCAGGCTCTGTGCTGGTTGCTTTTCATGTCTAATCTCACTGGATCATGTTGAGCTCCTGGGAATGGGACTGATATCACCCCCACTCtacagaggaggagactgaggctcagagacggGGAGACACGAGCTGAAGGATGCAGTGACTGATAGATGTGGAATCTTAGCTCCAACCCCAGGACATGAGACGTCCCTCTAGGGAGTGGGTTCTACTTTCTTCAACTTTGGGGACAGGGTGGACTGAGATGTAGGGGACAGGAGGGACAGCACCAAGGGACATAGCCCCAGCCAGGTGATCCTGGAGACAGGGCTGAGTCCTGTGGCCTCAGGTTACAGCCCCAGCACTGTCAcctgccttttgtttgtttgtttgtttgtttttgagacagagtctggctgtggcgtccaggctggagtgcagcggcgccatcactgcaagctccgcctcccgggttcacgccattc is a genomic window containing:
- the LOC144336761 gene encoding uncharacterized protein LOC144336761; protein product: MGTVQRGDGGRGKPGDLSPALGGVCSLTPSRKGAAPTTPHPRSPRKGASGIPARSRDLQSRPRGRPHPARSTGSSQVRDPRGPGADTFFPPRSLTCAAAAASASRCAPGSALRKLQPGPLPQRRLGGGADTRGRPISGCLPVLTANPRRPLRVDPTETFHRDPSSSPGSSRLPPAPRSSGPSRPA